One window of Synergistaceae bacterium genomic DNA carries:
- a CDS encoding Ig-like domain-containing protein, producing the protein MTKRTTQLLILLLTLILSQGTVSFAETARLRNTLALGNNPLESGRRAVISAPTDNSATDLFEPEKEDKNIDQYSPNSLPVSGPVLPPTPKAIPSALMPPVSITLEPQGGVMIVGRKLKLKPTVYPVSADQNLIWRTSDWRVATVSRGVVRGKRPGSVTIIAVSKADPTVKARARILVMSAPWGWENPDTLPLLSARGDISNAGCNTGFTVAGALILLLLTVALRRKK; encoded by the coding sequence GTGACAAAAAGAACGACACAGTTATTGATTCTGCTCCTGACGCTGATTCTGTCGCAGGGAACGGTCTCCTTTGCGGAAACGGCGCGGCTCCGGAATACCCTGGCTCTGGGGAACAACCCCCTGGAATCCGGGCGGAGGGCCGTCATTTCCGCACCGACGGACAACTCCGCCACAGACCTTTTTGAACCTGAAAAAGAGGACAAAAATATTGACCAATATAGTCCAAACTCTCTGCCTGTTTCCGGTCCCGTGCTCCCGCCGACCCCCAAAGCGATTCCCTCAGCGTTGATGCCGCCGGTGTCCATCACGCTGGAACCTCAGGGAGGAGTGATGATCGTGGGAAGGAAACTGAAACTGAAGCCGACGGTTTATCCCGTCAGCGCGGATCAGAATCTGATCTGGAGAACCAGCGACTGGAGGGTGGCCACGGTGTCGAGGGGCGTCGTCCGGGGCAAACGTCCGGGGTCTGTGACGATCATCGCCGTGTCCAAAGCAGACCCGACGGTAAAGGCCAGGGCTCGAATTCTGGTCATGTCCGCCCCCTGGGGCTGGGAAAACCCCGATACTCTGCCTCTGCTCAGCGCGAGGGGCGACATCTCCAACGCCGGCTGCAACACGGGATTCACGGTGGCGGGAGCCCTCATCCTGCTGCTGCTCACGGTCGCTCTGCGAAGGAAAAAATAA
- a CDS encoding TAXI family TRAP transporter solute-binding subunit — translation MKKTCLLLCAAVLVGVLCAGGAEAKTFLSIATGGVAGVYYPMGGGLAQVISSHVPDVEVTAETSNASAANINLLSTHEVTMGIVQNDVAYRASKGEKPFTAPITNLRMIASLYPEHLHCVTLKGSGVTKLDDIRGKRVSVGAPGSGVEASVKLVLEVAGMSYDDFKPDFQDYAQTAERLQDDQLAAGFLLTGYPTSAIMSLAAQKEIDIVPLDEGLLDKLLKTYPFFTKDVIPAGAYAGVNHDTLTAAVLAVLVCDASLSDDLVYNITKAIFENLDELKPVHDKAKLISLDKALEAPAVPVHPGAAKYYTEKGLKVPQL, via the coding sequence GTGAAAAAAACGTGCCTTTTGCTGTGTGCGGCAGTCTTGGTGGGGGTACTCTGTGCGGGGGGCGCGGAGGCGAAGACGTTTTTGTCCATCGCCACCGGCGGAGTGGCCGGCGTTTACTATCCTATGGGCGGCGGGCTTGCGCAGGTGATCAGCTCTCACGTTCCGGATGTTGAGGTGACGGCGGAGACGAGCAACGCCTCCGCGGCGAACATCAACCTTCTGTCGACCCATGAGGTGACGATGGGGATCGTGCAGAACGACGTGGCCTATCGCGCATCCAAGGGGGAAAAGCCCTTCACCGCGCCGATCACCAACCTGCGGATGATCGCCTCGCTGTATCCCGAACATCTGCACTGCGTGACCCTCAAGGGCAGCGGCGTCACGAAGCTCGACGACATCAGGGGAAAGAGGGTTTCCGTGGGCGCGCCGGGGTCCGGTGTGGAAGCCAGCGTGAAGCTCGTTCTGGAAGTCGCGGGTATGTCCTATGACGATTTCAAGCCGGATTTTCAGGATTACGCTCAGACGGCGGAGCGGCTTCAGGACGACCAGCTTGCGGCGGGATTCCTGCTGACGGGTTACCCGACCTCCGCGATCATGTCTCTGGCGGCCCAGAAGGAAATCGACATCGTTCCCCTGGACGAGGGCCTGCTGGATAAACTGCTGAAGACCTATCCCTTCTTCACGAAGGACGTCATTCCGGCGGGAGCCTACGCGGGCGTGAACCACGACACCCTGACGGCGGCGGTGCTGGCGGTGCTGGTCTGTGACGCTTCTCTGTCCGACGACCTGGTTTACAACATCACGAAGGCCATTTTCGAGAACCTCGACGAGCTGAAACCCGTTCATGACAAGGCCAAACTGATCTCCCTCGACAAGGCTCTGGAGGCTCCCGCGGTTCCGGTGCACCCGGGCGCGGCAAAGTACTACACCGAAAAGGGATTGAAGGTTCCGCAGCTTTAA
- a CDS encoding GNAT family N-acetyltransferase, whose product MINIREMTVADYDAVYRLWRETEGVGLRTLDDSREGIEQFLRRNPSTCFLAMDDKNEKILGVLLCGHDGRRGYIYHFLVIPACRRQGLGRALLEEALRALKKQGIRKSALVVFADNAVGNAFWEKMGFISRPDLIYRNKSLDERNF is encoded by the coding sequence ATGATAAACATTCGGGAAATGACGGTGGCGGACTATGACGCCGTTTACAGGCTCTGGCGGGAGACGGAGGGCGTGGGGCTGCGGACGCTGGACGACTCCCGGGAGGGAATCGAGCAGTTCCTGCGGCGAAACCCCTCCACCTGCTTTTTGGCGATGGACGACAAAAACGAAAAAATCCTGGGCGTTCTGCTCTGCGGCCACGACGGACGCCGGGGGTACATCTATCATTTTCTGGTGATCCCCGCCTGCCGGCGGCAGGGTTTGGGCCGGGCTCTGCTGGAGGAGGCTCTGAGGGCCCTGAAAAAACAGGGGATCCGCAAGTCCGCCCTGGTGGTGTTTGCCGACAACGCCGTGGGAAACGCTTTTTGGGAAAAAATGGGCTTCATCTCGCGCCCCGATCTGATTTACAGAAATAAAAGTCTGGATGAACGCAATTTTTAA